One Leptospira wolbachii serovar Codice str. CDC genomic region harbors:
- a CDS encoding GMC family oxidoreductase produces the protein MDKLINVSYLKKDLDLEADFVIVGSGAGGGTSAEILSKAGFRVIIVEEGNYETSKDFDLKELSTFNRLYFEGATRPTKDKAFTVVQGRTVGGSTVVNWTTCIKTPKETLTYWENQLGIKGYGSDDLEPWFAMASKRLSIETWEAHNQNNNLLSLGAKNLGWRYSSIPRNVKNCRMLGYCGLGCPVDAKQSQLVTTIPSALKEKTTLLYNTKAVRYEWKENSIDHLVCSPAVTQGEIKPKIRLFAKHFITSAGAINSPALLLRSKLPDPYQLIGKRTFVQLHNYSVAEMPSSVFGFFGAPQSVASDEFLWKDGVTGRAGYNIEAVGAQPIVLMNLRKLVGEEFEAYVKSYPNLHVLVSQIRDGFNEDSQGGTVTLNEAGYPILDYPLNDFMIDGIRRSYLSMAECQFAAGAKTVVPANNAVNPYSSWLDAKKGIESMTIQSPNTVVNSTHPLGGNAMGKDPKTSVVDTNGKHHHIKNLSVIDGSIFPTSLGVNPSFTIYAIASKLATQLVEEF, from the coding sequence ATGGATAAATTAATTAATGTTTCCTATTTAAAGAAGGATCTGGATCTAGAAGCAGATTTTGTTATTGTTGGTTCCGGTGCTGGTGGTGGAACCAGTGCAGAAATTTTATCTAAAGCGGGATTCCGAGTCATCATTGTAGAAGAAGGAAACTATGAAACAAGTAAGGACTTTGATTTAAAGGAACTTTCTACGTTCAATCGGTTATACTTCGAAGGTGCAACTCGTCCTACTAAAGACAAAGCATTCACCGTGGTTCAAGGAAGGACAGTCGGAGGATCTACTGTTGTTAATTGGACCACTTGCATTAAAACTCCCAAGGAAACATTGACATATTGGGAAAACCAGCTAGGGATTAAAGGTTACGGTTCGGATGATTTGGAACCTTGGTTTGCAATGGCATCGAAAAGACTTTCTATCGAGACATGGGAAGCTCATAATCAAAACAATAATCTACTTAGTTTAGGTGCCAAAAACTTAGGATGGCGTTATAGTTCCATTCCAAGAAATGTTAAAAACTGTCGTATGTTAGGTTATTGTGGCTTGGGTTGTCCAGTGGATGCCAAACAAAGCCAGTTAGTTACTACGATTCCTTCGGCCCTCAAAGAAAAAACTACATTGTTGTACAATACGAAGGCTGTCCGTTATGAGTGGAAAGAAAATTCCATTGATCATTTAGTTTGTTCTCCTGCGGTGACCCAAGGAGAGATAAAACCAAAAATACGATTATTTGCAAAACATTTCATTACTAGTGCTGGCGCTATTAACTCGCCAGCTCTACTTTTACGCTCCAAACTTCCAGACCCATACCAACTGATCGGTAAAAGAACTTTTGTGCAGTTACACAATTATTCGGTGGCTGAAATGCCTTCTTCCGTATTTGGTTTTTTTGGGGCACCGCAATCAGTTGCTTCAGACGAATTTTTATGGAAGGATGGAGTTACAGGAAGGGCCGGTTACAATATAGAAGCTGTGGGTGCTCAACCCATTGTTTTAATGAATTTGCGTAAACTGGTCGGAGAAGAATTTGAAGCGTATGTAAAAAGTTATCCAAACTTGCATGTGTTAGTCTCTCAAATTCGAGATGGATTTAACGAAGACAGCCAAGGTGGTACTGTAACATTAAATGAAGCCGGTTATCCAATCCTTGATTATCCTCTCAATGACTTTATGATCGATGGGATACGAAGATCTTATTTGTCAATGGCGGAGTGCCAGTTTGCAGCAGGTGCTAAAACTGTGGTTCCCGCAAACAATGCAGTGAACCCCTATTCTTCTTGGTTAGATGCAAAAAAAGGTATTGAGTCAATGACAATCCAATCTCCTAACACAGTGGTGAATTCAACTCACCCGTTAGGTGGTAATGCCATGGGAAAGGACCCTAAAACATCGGTAGTAGATACGAATGGAAAACATCATCATATTAAAAATTTATCTGTGATTGATGGTTCTATTTTCCCCACGAGTCTTGGAGTGAATCCGAGTTTTACGATTTATGCAATTGCATCAAAACTAGCGACTCAGCTGGTTGAGGAATTTTAG
- a CDS encoding NAD-dependent epimerase/dehydratase family protein — translation MKFTATTLVTGANGFIGFELLKELSKDPSLKIRVTDLRNDRILTLKNSNIEFVKSDIRKEEELRALFAGVDRVFHVAGICNLSTPYETLKPINVNAVDKITNFALENKVKAYIHFSSSSVYGTYNGSPFQETDLCNPLDAYGKSKYDGEQIVLNKIRKGLNTVILRPCTVYGPGCNDGAGKVFSRHGKIAGIPGNGKQRLANVRVEDVASAAIYLSERETVFGGIFNLADNSHPTLEEALDLAAEAFGSKINKIHIPLGLLKVLAKLEAPIAKLRGKIPDLEFDAIKYLYNDYYMDNRKLKSVGYSLKYPDFKSSILKMKYFSKGEKNE, via the coding sequence ATGAAATTTACAGCTACAACTTTAGTTACAGGTGCGAATGGCTTTATTGGCTTTGAACTTTTAAAAGAGCTCTCAAAGGATCCATCTTTAAAAATTCGTGTTACGGATTTACGGAATGATCGAATCCTAACTTTAAAGAATTCGAATATTGAATTTGTTAAATCTGATATTCGGAAAGAGGAAGAACTTCGAGCTTTATTTGCTGGGGTGGATCGTGTATTTCATGTAGCAGGAATTTGTAATTTAAGCACTCCTTATGAAACATTAAAACCCATCAACGTGAATGCAGTTGATAAAATTACTAATTTTGCACTAGAAAATAAAGTAAAAGCATATATTCATTTTAGTTCTTCGAGTGTTTATGGAACATATAATGGATCTCCATTTCAAGAAACCGATCTTTGTAATCCTTTAGATGCTTACGGAAAGAGTAAATATGATGGCGAACAGATTGTACTAAATAAAATACGAAAGGGGCTGAATACAGTCATTTTAAGGCCTTGCACAGTTTATGGTCCTGGTTGTAACGATGGTGCAGGAAAAGTATTTTCAAGACATGGAAAGATCGCCGGGATTCCTGGAAATGGAAAACAAAGGTTAGCGAATGTTAGAGTGGAAGATGTAGCATCTGCCGCTATTTATTTGTCTGAAAGGGAAACGGTATTTGGTGGGATTTTTAATTTAGCAGATAATAGTCATCCAACTTTGGAAGAAGCTTTGGACTTAGCCGCCGAAGCATTTGGATCGAAGATTAATAAAATACACATTCCTCTGGGACTTCTTAAAGTTTTGGCGAAATTGGAAGCACCAATTGCAAAACTCAGAGGGAAGATTCCTGATTTAGAATTTGATGCAATCAAATATTTATATAACGATTATTATATGGATAATCGAAAACTTAAATCCGTTGGTTATAGTTTAAAATATCCAGATTTTAAAAGTTCTATTTTAAAAATGAAATATTTTTCTAAAGGAGAAAAAAATGAGTAA
- a CDS encoding SDR family NAD(P)-dependent oxidoreductase: MSKVIVISGIAQGMGREVSLMLATEGYTICGFDIEKKYLDSLSDELSKLNAKFHLEPLSITDSDKLIKFKDTVLKKFGNVDTVVSNVGIGFFGPFEEVDLNKALQCFDINVMGCARLLQAFLPSMRVAKKGKIIVMSSLVGQVPFPFESIYSATKFAIEGMVSSLRYEVTPFGIQVAMIQPAQVSTNFAAKAQKLPEKESPYYDRCVRFINRDNDLIRTATNPKQAAERIVKVIVSNKPKLFNQVDFMSTFFLGLNRFLPQKIKDKILLNHMNINI; this comes from the coding sequence ATGAGTAAGGTAATTGTAATTAGCGGAATTGCACAGGGAATGGGCAGAGAAGTGTCTCTCATGTTAGCGACAGAAGGGTACACCATTTGCGGATTTGATATTGAAAAAAAATATTTAGATAGTCTTTCTGATGAATTATCAAAGTTAAATGCAAAGTTTCATTTAGAGCCATTGAGTATCACTGACTCAGACAAACTAATAAAATTCAAAGATACTGTTTTAAAAAAATTCGGTAACGTAGATACAGTCGTATCCAATGTTGGAATTGGTTTTTTTGGTCCATTTGAAGAAGTTGATTTGAACAAGGCATTACAATGTTTTGATATCAATGTTATGGGATGTGCAAGACTATTGCAAGCGTTCCTTCCTTCTATGCGTGTTGCAAAGAAAGGAAAAATTATAGTTATGTCATCACTCGTGGGCCAAGTTCCTTTTCCTTTTGAGTCCATTTACTCAGCGACTAAATTTGCCATTGAAGGAATGGTATCTTCCTTACGTTATGAAGTAACTCCTTTCGGGATCCAAGTGGCTATGATCCAACCGGCCCAAGTATCTACAAACTTCGCAGCCAAAGCACAAAAATTACCGGAAAAGGAATCACCCTATTATGATCGTTGTGTTCGTTTTATCAATCGAGACAATGATTTGATTAGAACAGCCACTAATCCAAAACAAGCTGCAGAAAGAATTGTAAAAGTAATTGTTTCTAATAAACCAAAGTTATTCAATCAAGTTGATTTTATGAGTACATTCTTTTTGGGATTAAATCGTTTTTTACCGCAGAAAATTAAAGATAAAATTTTATTAAACCACATGAATATAAACATTTAG
- a CDS encoding response regulator, translated as MINLLAVDDEMINLMIIDESLSDKGFTVVKARDGEEAFQILSSDSILFHAIILDRLMPKMDGIELLKKIKRSEKYKDIPVIFQTAMSSVTDMTEGLDAGAFYYLTKPYSRTLLVRIVQTAVEHFIKLQRAKEDLHKGMGALRHMITGEFRIRSIRESHELAPLLANACPDPERVLTGIMEILNNAIEHGNLGISYQEKSELHDNDKLMEEIFRRLETPEFKDKFVKVTFEKNDQHIEIRVSDQGKGFDWQRYLSVEAMTKNAFKTHGRGIFMARKLSFDDLSYTDEGRTAVIRIDLSNKQGNLLTDFQE; from the coding sequence ATGATTAACTTACTAGCAGTGGATGACGAAATGATCAATTTGATGATCATTGATGAGTCTCTTTCTGATAAAGGCTTTACTGTTGTCAAAGCAAGAGATGGGGAAGAGGCATTCCAAATCCTTAGTTCAGATTCAATATTGTTCCATGCAATTATTTTAGATCGACTCATGCCAAAGATGGATGGAATTGAACTTTTAAAAAAAATCAAACGTTCCGAAAAGTATAAAGACATTCCTGTTATCTTTCAAACAGCTATGAGTTCTGTTACCGATATGACGGAAGGATTGGATGCCGGTGCTTTTTATTATTTAACTAAACCTTACTCTAGAACTTTGTTAGTTCGTATCGTACAAACAGCGGTAGAACATTTTATCAAACTTCAACGAGCGAAAGAAGACCTTCACAAAGGTATGGGTGCTCTTCGGCATATGATTACGGGGGAGTTTCGGATTCGATCCATTCGTGAGTCTCATGAGTTGGCACCTTTACTTGCCAATGCTTGTCCTGATCCAGAACGCGTGTTAACTGGGATTATGGAAATTTTGAACAATGCCATCGAACATGGAAATTTGGGTATATCCTATCAGGAAAAATCAGAGCTCCATGATAATGACAAACTTATGGAAGAAATTTTTAGAAGGTTAGAAACTCCCGAATTTAAGGACAAATTTGTAAAAGTCACTTTTGAAAAAAATGATCAACATATAGAAATTCGAGTGAGTGACCAAGGCAAAGGCTTTGATTGGCAAAGGTATTTGTCTGTGGAAGCGATGACAAAAAATGCCTTTAAAACTCATGGTCGTGGAATTTTTATGGCTCGTAAATTGTCTTTTGATGACTTGTCTTACACGGATGAAGGTAGAACTGCAGTCATTCGCATTGATCTCTCAAACAAACAAGGAAATCTACTCACCGACTTTCAAGAATAA
- a CDS encoding bile acid:sodium symporter, with product MLTRVEEILFASMIFFLMVAMGTTLTVENFKKAVHSKKPLLIGMISQFGFMPLIAFGLAIGFGLSPLFSIGLILVGCTPGGTTSNLLTYYAKGDVALSISMTITSTILAIVMMPFLFWLYCSGFNTEQIQIPYKSIIGSIFILIIPVLIGIKIRSANMKLALKIEKVGSFLGILMIVFLLVVMVPKNIEILKKTTMAMYISAILITVLGYLFGYTFSRILNLTERQSTTVSLETGIQNGPLTIAVILLSFPPNLVNEILWMPLLYALFVPITSSLATLYFYLTSKKNQKELLR from the coding sequence ATGTTAACACGAGTCGAAGAGATTTTATTTGCTTCCATGATTTTTTTTCTGATGGTTGCTATGGGTACAACCTTAACCGTAGAAAACTTTAAAAAAGCAGTTCATTCGAAAAAGCCATTGTTGATTGGGATGATATCTCAATTTGGGTTTATGCCTTTAATTGCCTTTGGGTTAGCAATTGGATTTGGACTTTCACCATTATTTTCTATTGGTTTGATTTTGGTTGGATGTACCCCCGGTGGTACTACTTCAAATCTACTAACCTATTATGCTAAAGGCGATGTAGCTTTGAGCATTAGTATGACCATTACTTCTACAATTCTTGCGATTGTGATGATGCCTTTTTTGTTTTGGTTGTATTGTTCAGGATTCAATACAGAACAGATTCAAATTCCTTATAAAAGTATTATTGGTTCCATTTTTATCCTGATTATACCAGTTTTGATTGGAATTAAAATAAGATCAGCTAACATGAAATTGGCGTTAAAGATTGAGAAAGTAGGAAGTTTTTTGGGAATTCTTATGATCGTTTTTCTTCTTGTAGTCATGGTCCCTAAAAATATAGAGATTCTCAAAAAAACAACAATGGCGATGTACATTTCTGCAATCCTTATTACGGTTTTGGGTTATCTATTTGGATATACCTTTAGTCGGATTTTAAACCTAACCGAACGCCAAAGTACAACCGTTTCCTTAGAAACAGGAATCCAAAATGGACCACTCACGATTGCAGTGATATTGCTAAGTTTTCCACCGAATTTAGTAAATGAGATATTGTGGATGCCCTTGTTATACGCTCTTTTCGTTCCTATCACTTCCTCGCTTGCGACTTTATATTTTTATTTAACATCAAAAAAGAATCAAAAGGAATTACTTAGATGA
- a CDS encoding HAD family hydrolase yields MKHKGFIFDMDGVVVDNHSFHFKAWMEFSKKYHFPLNSEIYRDTFNGKTNVDLFRMIFGNISDKEIKQYGDEKESWYQELYKNEMKPHTGLMDYLQFLKDNHLKIALGTSAPTMNVNFTLDTLSLRHFFDVIVDGPMVSQGKPHPQVYELCAKELGLDPKDCVVFEDSLAGLQSGKSAGCSIIGVATSHTESDLKSHVEQIIHDFTDPAVFHL; encoded by the coding sequence ATGAAACATAAAGGATTTATTTTTGATATGGACGGAGTTGTCGTTGATAACCATTCCTTTCATTTCAAAGCATGGATGGAATTTTCTAAAAAGTATCATTTCCCCTTAAACTCAGAAATTTATAGAGATACCTTCAACGGTAAAACCAATGTTGACCTCTTCCGAATGATTTTTGGAAATATCTCAGACAAAGAAATAAAACAGTATGGAGATGAAAAAGAAAGTTGGTACCAAGAATTATATAAAAATGAAATGAAACCCCATACTGGTCTTATGGATTACTTACAATTTTTAAAAGACAACCATCTAAAGATTGCTCTTGGTACCTCTGCTCCCACAATGAATGTAAATTTTACTTTAGATACTTTATCCCTACGACATTTTTTTGATGTGATAGTAGATGGACCTATGGTGAGCCAAGGTAAACCCCATCCACAAGTATATGAACTTTGTGCAAAGGAATTGGGACTAGATCCTAAAGATTGTGTGGTATTTGAAGATTCTCTCGCCGGTCTACAATCGGGAAAATCGGCAGGATGTTCCATCATTGGTGTGGCCACATCTCATACCGAATCAGACCTAAAAAGTCATGTGGAACAAATCATCCATGACTTCACCGACCCTGCTGTCTTTCATTTATAA
- a CDS encoding RluA family pseudouridine synthase, with product MKQKTNTRFLPKGLSILHEDRDILVVDKPAGLLTIATESEKSKTAYAALMDYVKKGSERSKNRIFIVHRLDRETSGILVFAKTEMAKQTLQESWEKTKKIYLAVSHGVWKEKSGTIQSFLVESKAHRVYSTDEPELGKLSKTKFKVLKETNLYSLLEIELLTGRKNQIRVHLSDKKHPIVGDTKYGNDVRTYPRMALHSFSIQLTHPFNKEVLTFETKIPSFITGLVGGYERNTNET from the coding sequence ATGAAACAAAAGACCAACACTCGATTTTTACCGAAAGGCCTTTCCATTTTACATGAAGATAGAGACATTCTCGTAGTAGACAAACCTGCAGGACTCCTCACCATCGCCACCGAATCAGAAAAATCAAAAACTGCCTATGCCGCACTTATGGACTATGTGAAAAAAGGAAGTGAAAGATCAAAGAATCGAATCTTTATCGTCCACAGATTAGACCGAGAGACTTCTGGAATTTTAGTTTTTGCAAAAACAGAAATGGCCAAACAAACCCTCCAAGAATCTTGGGAAAAAACAAAAAAAATCTATTTGGCTGTAAGTCATGGAGTTTGGAAAGAGAAGTCCGGTACTATCCAATCCTTCCTTGTAGAATCCAAGGCCCACCGCGTGTATTCCACTGACGAGCCCGAGTTAGGAAAACTTTCTAAAACAAAATTCAAAGTTTTAAAAGAAACCAACTTATATTCTTTATTGGAAATAGAACTACTTACTGGTCGCAAAAACCAAATCCGTGTCCATCTTTCTGACAAAAAACATCCTATCGTTGGCGATACAAAGTACGGAAACGATGTGAGAACTTATCCTCGTATGGCCCTTCATTCTTTTTCTATCCAATTGACGCATCCGTTTAATAAAGAAGTACTTACATTTGAAACCAAGATCCCAAGTTTTATCACTGGTCTTGTAGGCGGTTATGAAAGGAATACAAATGAAACATAA
- a CDS encoding EAL domain-containing protein, with translation MESIAESMQVNHYVPLLQPIFSVEEQTVVAYESLGRKRDETGNLVAVPEFTDPHVSALRMSIIDRQLLGLSLAKIQSTKDLLFVNMSPDQVILEYEESRSNTLPISDLVNSYGIPLNQIVIEITEKSGSYGTDVLAAGVELLREQGFGIALDDVGSESSNLERLGAIKPDIIKIDLNLLKKSIEKREYQSILEYLKQISLSIGSQLLFEGIETEEELYRAISSGASLLQGYFLGRPSELNQDKQSICDTVVPHLKLYHEIKRKEVATEIEFEKQIKTKLNTINLKTIKLDNRVIIDPHSFFKLDSHIKRVYVTDWLGTQVSPYYERTSETGFTENLQLIQKNWSYMPFFYKHVKQVFRDSENWQVSDPYWDKELKKNVIVFSRVNELGYSFFVDLTLD, from the coding sequence TTGGAATCGATAGCTGAATCTATGCAAGTAAACCATTATGTCCCTTTACTCCAGCCCATCTTTTCCGTTGAGGAACAGACGGTGGTTGCCTACGAATCATTGGGTCGGAAACGAGATGAAACGGGGAACCTTGTGGCAGTTCCGGAGTTTACTGATCCGCATGTTTCTGCATTGCGAATGAGTATTATTGATAGACAGTTACTTGGGCTTTCATTGGCAAAAATACAATCAACGAAGGATCTATTGTTTGTAAACATGTCACCTGACCAAGTCATATTGGAATATGAAGAAAGTCGGTCTAATACATTACCAATTTCTGATTTAGTGAATAGTTATGGGATTCCTTTGAATCAAATTGTAATTGAGATCACCGAAAAATCAGGAAGTTACGGAACAGATGTTTTGGCTGCTGGTGTTGAACTTTTGCGAGAACAAGGATTTGGAATTGCATTGGATGATGTTGGATCTGAATCTTCCAACTTAGAACGATTAGGCGCTATTAAACCTGATATCATTAAGATTGATTTAAATTTATTAAAAAAATCCATCGAAAAAAGAGAATACCAATCTATTTTGGAATATTTGAAACAGATCTCACTAAGTATTGGATCCCAGTTATTGTTTGAAGGAATTGAAACAGAAGAAGAGTTGTATCGTGCAATTAGTTCTGGAGCAAGTCTTTTACAAGGGTATTTTTTAGGAAGACCTTCTGAACTAAATCAAGATAAACAAAGTATTTGTGATACTGTGGTACCACACTTAAAATTGTATCACGAAATAAAACGAAAGGAGGTCGCTACCGAGATTGAATTTGAAAAACAAATAAAAACTAAACTCAATACTATCAATTTAAAAACAATTAAACTAGATAATCGAGTGATTATCGATCCACATTCATTTTTCAAATTAGATTCTCATATTAAAAGAGTTTATGTAACCGATTGGTTAGGCACTCAAGTTTCGCCATATTATGAAAGGACTAGTGAGACGGGTTTTACTGAAAACCTGCAATTAATTCAGAAAAACTGGTCATATATGCCTTTCTTCTATAAACATGTGAAACAAGTTTTTAGAGATTCAGAGAATTGGCAGGTCAGTGATCCTTATTGGGATAAAGAATTAAAAAAGAATGTAATTGTCTTTTCGCGGGTGAACGAACTAGGTTATTCTTTTTTTGTAGATTTAACTTTAGATTAA
- a CDS encoding TetR/AcrR family transcriptional regulator → MIEKSLKLNKSEEILTAALELFTAKGFDGTAVPLIAERANVAAGTIYRYFASKEELVNSLFQRWQENLYDKIKTEFPMNGNPREQFHFIWHSMAEFQRENPLAFDFLEMQYNLPHLDKKSVEKRALLLKFLTRFAHNNRSLFRNLPPDALIAIVWGAFVGLVKGSRNGKIKLDSAFLKESEELMWNAIQLPTK, encoded by the coding sequence TTGATCGAAAAGTCTTTAAAACTAAATAAGAGCGAAGAAATCCTTACAGCTGCATTAGAATTATTTACTGCAAAAGGATTTGATGGAACAGCTGTTCCACTCATTGCCGAAAGAGCCAACGTTGCTGCAGGTACAATCTATAGGTATTTTGCGAGTAAGGAAGAATTAGTGAATAGTCTCTTCCAACGCTGGCAAGAAAACTTATATGATAAAATCAAAACTGAATTTCCAATGAATGGAAATCCAAGAGAACAGTTTCACTTCATCTGGCACTCTATGGCCGAATTCCAAAGAGAAAATCCACTCGCTTTTGATTTTTTAGAAATGCAGTACAACCTTCCCCATTTAGATAAAAAAAGTGTAGAAAAACGGGCATTACTATTGAAATTCTTAACTCGATTTGCACATAACAACCGTAGTTTATTTAGAAATTTACCACCCGATGCACTGATTGCAATTGTTTGGGGCGCTTTTGTGGGTTTGGTGAAAGGATCAAGAAACGGGAAAATTAAACTAGATTCAGCATTTTTAAAGGAATCGGAAGAATTGATGTGGAATGCGATTCAGTTACCCACAAAATAA
- a CDS encoding acyl-CoA dehydrogenase family protein, with protein MNFYFSEEQNQLREAVAAYAKIAGADPQRDIEERDSEFSWDVLNALGDKGWTGVIVPEEYGGMGKGAMEYTIIMEETAKELVYGPQNLIQAQQGLLAVGTEEQKRKWLPELAKGKIMAAQAISEPDAGSSFQNIQTTAVKDGNEWVLNGLKVHINLGKEAQLMMVLAKTDKGLTEFLVDKDSKGIRYEKQDPIGLRSAPMYDVHFEDCRIPADTVLGREGRGIETFMAIFKLSRLGVASQLLGIARGCLEHAVSFTKSRKVGENRVSDFQGIQWIIAKLTSELEAAKLARNQAAWLHDQKVNHNLETSIAKYLAGVVADETVNKAFTLTGSHACYRNRPYDRYVREVKSLLAGGGSSEVMLNNVAREILRPSYHY; from the coding sequence ATGAATTTTTATTTTTCAGAAGAACAGAACCAATTGCGAGAGGCAGTGGCCGCTTATGCTAAGATTGCGGGTGCAGATCCACAAAGGGATATTGAAGAACGAGATAGCGAATTTTCATGGGACGTATTGAATGCATTAGGTGATAAAGGTTGGACTGGAGTGATTGTACCAGAGGAATACGGCGGGATGGGAAAAGGGGCCATGGAATATACAATCATCATGGAAGAAACGGCCAAAGAACTAGTCTATGGTCCACAGAATTTAATTCAAGCCCAACAAGGATTATTAGCTGTAGGAACAGAAGAACAGAAAAGGAAATGGCTACCTGAGCTTGCAAAGGGAAAGATTATGGCTGCCCAAGCAATTTCTGAACCAGATGCGGGATCTTCATTTCAAAACATTCAAACAACAGCTGTGAAGGATGGAAACGAATGGGTGTTAAATGGATTAAAAGTCCATATCAATTTGGGAAAAGAAGCTCAGTTGATGATGGTATTGGCCAAAACAGACAAAGGATTAACTGAGTTTTTGGTGGATAAAGATAGCAAGGGAATTCGTTACGAAAAACAAGATCCCATTGGTTTAAGATCAGCACCAATGTATGATGTTCACTTTGAAGATTGTCGAATCCCAGCAGATACTGTTTTAGGAAGGGAAGGAAGGGGGATCGAAACCTTTATGGCTATCTTTAAACTTAGTCGATTAGGTGTTGCATCACAGTTACTTGGAATTGCTAGAGGATGTCTGGAACATGCAGTCTCTTTTACAAAATCCAGAAAGGTCGGCGAAAACAGAGTTTCTGACTTTCAAGGAATTCAATGGATCATCGCAAAACTTACCTCTGAATTAGAAGCGGCGAAACTGGCAAGGAACCAAGCTGCCTGGTTACATGATCAAAAAGTGAACCACAATTTAGAAACTTCCATTGCGAAGTATCTTGCTGGCGTTGTTGCCGATGAAACAGTTAATAAAGCATTCACTCTCACAGGCTCTCATGCTTGTTATAGAAACCGTCCCTACGATCGTTATGTTAGGGAAGTGAAATCACTATTAGCTGGCGGAGGTAGTTCGGAAGTAATGTTAAATAACGTAGCTCGAGAAATTCTTAGACCTTCTTATCACTACTAA